In Curtobacterium sp. L6-1, a genomic segment contains:
- a CDS encoding DUF3039 domain-containing protein has protein sequence MSTTEPGGGGLDVMDRELEKLLEEEAIEPGDHERFSHYVKKDKILESALTGKAVKALCGKKWIPGRDPEKFPVCPDCKKIYEKMKSE, from the coding sequence ATGAGCACGACGGAACCCGGTGGTGGCGGCCTCGACGTGATGGACCGCGAACTCGAGAAGCTCCTCGAGGAAGAGGCGATCGAGCCCGGCGACCACGAGCGCTTCTCGCACTACGTCAAGAAGGACAAGATCCTCGAGTCCGCCCTGACCGGCAAGGCCGTCAAGGCCCTGTGCGGCAAGAAGTGGATCCCGGGTCGCGACCCCGAGAAGTTCCCGGTCTGCCCGGACTGCAAGAAGATCTACGAGAAGATGAAGTCCGAGTAG
- a CDS encoding ABC transporter permease, with product MVAQLLRLRADLLAGEVRGGTRRTAAVVVGSLAALVVAVWVASVFVDLRTADPAVARTVVVLVGTAVALGCTFVPLAVGVADPLDPRRFATFGISRRDLVVGLGLAGLLGVPVVAVAVLAVAQVVTWSRGAGTALLGVLAAVLALATAALLLRVASTVGAWLFGRHRVRQVAWYVVAVVVVLVVVTVPLLLRPAGTDLSDARLQRIADVAGWTPWGAAWAVPAQAAAGNAGAAVGTLLVALVVVALLALAWWALVGTLLVRLPDGARTRQRRSLGWFDRLGATPFGAVAARALTYWARDPRYRASYLILAFVPLVALPLGVAGVPWAWTALVPLPFMALIAGFLPHNDVSYDNTAVWLHVASGAPGWTDRLGRLVPLIVVGVPLLVAGAALSAWLYGDQAVFPLLLGVSVSALLGGLGLSSIVSVVLPYPTVRPGDHSFQQPQAAGATATVAQTLTVLGTLACTVPAVWSAVRTMIDGGDAWTTLWIGAGVGVAVLVLGVVVGGLVFDRRGPDLLAAAQRN from the coding sequence ATGGTTGCACAGCTTCTCCGGCTGAGGGCCGACCTGCTCGCCGGCGAGGTCCGCGGTGGGACCCGCCGGACCGCGGCCGTGGTGGTCGGCAGCCTCGCCGCACTCGTCGTCGCCGTCTGGGTGGCGTCCGTCTTCGTCGACCTCCGCACCGCGGACCCGGCCGTGGCGCGCACGGTCGTCGTGCTCGTCGGCACCGCGGTCGCGCTCGGCTGCACGTTCGTGCCGCTCGCGGTGGGCGTCGCCGACCCCCTCGACCCGCGGCGGTTCGCCACGTTCGGCATCAGCCGGCGGGACCTCGTCGTCGGCCTCGGCCTGGCCGGGCTGCTCGGCGTCCCGGTGGTCGCGGTGGCGGTGCTCGCCGTCGCGCAGGTCGTGACCTGGAGCCGTGGTGCCGGGACCGCCCTGCTCGGGGTGCTCGCCGCGGTCCTGGCGCTCGCCACCGCCGCCCTGCTCCTCCGCGTCGCCAGCACGGTCGGCGCGTGGTTGTTCGGCCGGCACCGCGTCCGACAGGTCGCCTGGTACGTCGTCGCCGTCGTGGTGGTGCTGGTCGTCGTGACCGTGCCGCTCCTGCTCCGTCCGGCCGGCACCGACCTGTCCGACGCCCGTCTGCAGCGGATCGCCGACGTCGCGGGCTGGACGCCGTGGGGTGCGGCCTGGGCCGTCCCGGCGCAGGCCGCAGCCGGGAACGCCGGTGCCGCGGTCGGCACGCTGCTCGTGGCCCTCGTCGTCGTGGCGCTGCTCGCACTTGCCTGGTGGGCCCTCGTCGGGACGCTCCTCGTGCGCCTCCCGGACGGCGCCCGCACCCGTCAGCGCCGCTCGCTCGGCTGGTTCGACCGACTCGGCGCGACGCCGTTCGGTGCGGTCGCCGCGCGCGCCCTGACGTACTGGGCGCGCGACCCGCGCTACCGGGCCTCGTACCTCATCCTGGCGTTCGTGCCGCTCGTCGCGCTGCCGCTCGGCGTCGCGGGGGTGCCGTGGGCGTGGACGGCGCTCGTGCCGCTGCCGTTCATGGCGCTGATCGCCGGGTTCCTGCCGCACAACGACGTCTCGTACGACAACACCGCGGTGTGGCTGCACGTCGCGTCCGGGGCGCCCGGGTGGACGGACCGCCTCGGTCGTCTCGTGCCGCTCATCGTCGTCGGCGTCCCGCTGCTCGTCGCCGGTGCGGCGCTGTCCGCCTGGCTGTACGGCGACCAGGCGGTCTTCCCGCTGCTCCTCGGGGTCTCGGTGAGCGCCCTGCTCGGCGGGCTCGGCCTGTCCAGCATCGTGTCGGTCGTCCTGCCCTACCCGACGGTCCGACCGGGCGACCACTCGTTCCAGCAGCCGCAGGCCGCGGGGGCGACGGCGACGGTCGCCCAGACGCTGACCGTCCTCGGCACGCTCGCGTGCACGGTGCCGGCCGTGTGGTCGGCGGTGCGGACGATGATCGACGGCGGCGACGCGTGGACGACGCTCTGGATCGGCGCCGGCGTCGGCGTGGCCGTGCTCGTGCTCGGTGTCGTCGTCGGCGGCCTGGTGTTCGACCGACGCGGCCCGGACCTCCTCGCCGCCGCGCAACGCAACTGA
- the murI gene encoding glutamate racemase, whose protein sequence is MTDAPIGVFDSGVGGLTVARAIIDQLPRESIRYVGDTLHSPYGPKPIADVRRYALQVMDDLVDQGVKALVIACNTASSAVLRDARERYEQAYGIPVVEVIQPAARAAVKQTRTGRIGVIGTVGTIASRAYEDAFAVAADVTLTTAACPRFVEFVEAGDTSSARLREVAAGYLAPVRDAGVDTLVLGCTHYPLMSAAIQYVMGPDVTLVSSAEETANDVYRRLVEHGLERTGTEPPSYSFEATGADEAGFVRLARRFLGPEVATVGHLETGTITLPRTPR, encoded by the coding sequence GTGACGGATGCACCGATCGGAGTCTTCGACAGCGGCGTCGGCGGGCTGACGGTGGCCCGGGCGATCATCGACCAGCTGCCGCGCGAGAGCATCCGCTACGTCGGGGACACCCTGCACTCGCCGTACGGTCCGAAGCCGATCGCCGACGTCCGGCGGTACGCGCTCCAGGTGATGGACGACCTGGTCGACCAGGGGGTCAAGGCACTCGTGATCGCGTGCAACACGGCGTCGTCCGCCGTGCTGCGGGACGCCCGCGAACGGTACGAGCAGGCGTACGGCATCCCCGTGGTCGAGGTCATCCAGCCCGCGGCCCGCGCCGCCGTCAAGCAGACGCGCACCGGCCGGATCGGAGTGATCGGCACCGTCGGCACCATCGCGTCCCGTGCCTACGAGGACGCCTTCGCCGTCGCCGCCGACGTCACCCTCACGACGGCGGCCTGCCCGCGCTTCGTCGAGTTCGTCGAGGCAGGCGACACGTCCTCCGCACGCCTGCGCGAGGTGGCGGCCGGCTACCTGGCCCCGGTCCGCGACGCCGGGGTCGACACCCTCGTGCTCGGCTGCACGCACTACCCGCTCATGTCCGCCGCGATCCAGTACGTCATGGGCCCGGACGTCACGCTCGTCTCGAGCGCCGAGGAGACCGCGAACGACGTCTACCGGCGCCTGGTCGAGCACGGGCTCGAGCGCACCGGCACCGAGCCGCCGAGCTACTCGTTCGAGGCCACCGGCGCGGACGAGGCCGGCTTCGTGCGGCTCGCCCGCCGGTTCCTCGGGCCCGAGGTCGCGACGGTCGGGCACCTCGAGACCGGCACCATCACGCTCCCGCGCACCCCGCGCTGA
- a CDS encoding NTP transferase domain-containing protein — protein MTTQIVILAAGMGSRLGRSLPKPLTELSDGRTIMQQQFDNIRAAFGSSARVTIVVGYKSEYIVEAFPEANFVYNESYDSTNTSKSLLRALKATGKSGVLWMNGDVVFDPMALVRAADMIDEGRSFVSVNTEKVSDEEVKYTVDAEGFIAKLSKKVVGGLGEAVGINYVSAADKQALVRQLGRVDDQEYFEGGIEAAIAEDGLRWTPIDISDLYAVEIDFAEDLERANDLFA, from the coding sequence ATGACCACGCAGATCGTCATCCTCGCAGCGGGGATGGGCAGCCGCCTCGGGCGCAGCCTGCCGAAGCCGCTCACCGAGCTCAGCGACGGCCGCACCATCATGCAGCAGCAGTTCGACAACATCCGCGCCGCCTTCGGGTCGAGCGCGCGGGTCACCATCGTCGTCGGCTACAAGTCGGAGTACATCGTCGAGGCCTTCCCCGAGGCGAACTTCGTCTACAACGAGTCCTACGACTCCACGAACACCTCGAAGAGCCTGCTCCGCGCGCTCAAGGCGACCGGCAAGAGCGGCGTCCTCTGGATGAACGGCGACGTCGTCTTCGACCCGATGGCCCTCGTCCGTGCCGCCGACATGATCGACGAAGGCCGGTCGTTCGTCAGCGTCAACACCGAGAAGGTCTCCGACGAAGAGGTCAAGTACACCGTCGACGCCGAGGGCTTCATCGCGAAGCTGTCGAAAAAGGTCGTCGGCGGACTGGGCGAGGCCGTCGGCATCAACTACGTCTCGGCGGCGGACAAGCAGGCCCTCGTGCGCCAGCTCGGCCGCGTCGACGACCAGGAGTACTTCGAGGGCGGCATCGAGGCTGCCATCGCCGAGGACGGGCTACGCTGGACGCCCATCGACATCTCGGACCTCTACGCGGTCGAGATCGACTTCGCCGAGGACCTCGAGCGCGCGAACGACCTGTTCGCCTGA
- a CDS encoding nicotinate phosphoribosyltransferase, protein MTTALLTDQYELTMVDAALKDGTADRRCVFEVFARRLPDGRRYGVAAGLGRFLTQLTEFRFGDDEIGFLRDRRVIDEGTARWLADYRFTGDVRAYREGEVFFPNSPVLQIEGTFAEAVMLETLALSVFNADSAIASAAARMVSAADRRPLAEMGSRRTGEWNAVAAARAAYIAGFGATSNLEAGRTWGIPTMGTAAHAFTLLHDTEEAAFRSQIDALGTGTTLLVDTYDIEAAVDTAVRLTDGKLGAVRIDSGDLPSVVASVRAQLDRLGATGTKITVTNDLDEYTIAALRAAPVDSYGVGTSVVSGSGHPAAGMVFKLVAHHSPAGDWVPVAKKSADKASTGGRKEAGRRLRNGIATAEVVLTSGSVGPDERDLLVPVVTHGEVDPAFLGAAGVEAARAHHKRAKAELPADAERIGRGDPAIPTLVI, encoded by the coding sequence GTGACCACCGCGCTCCTGACGGACCAGTACGAACTCACCATGGTCGACGCCGCCCTCAAGGACGGCACCGCCGACCGCCGCTGCGTCTTCGAGGTCTTCGCCCGGCGGCTGCCGGACGGGCGTCGGTACGGCGTCGCGGCCGGGCTCGGCCGGTTCCTCACCCAGCTGACCGAGTTCCGGTTCGGGGACGACGAGATCGGGTTCCTGCGCGACCGCCGCGTCATCGACGAGGGCACCGCGCGCTGGCTCGCCGACTACCGGTTCACCGGCGACGTGCGGGCGTACCGCGAGGGCGAGGTGTTCTTCCCGAACTCCCCCGTGCTGCAGATCGAGGGCACGTTCGCCGAGGCCGTCATGCTCGAGACCCTGGCGCTCAGCGTGTTCAACGCCGACTCTGCGATCGCCTCGGCCGCGGCCCGCATGGTGTCCGCCGCCGACCGACGCCCGCTCGCCGAGATGGGCTCCCGCCGGACCGGCGAGTGGAACGCCGTCGCCGCCGCTCGTGCCGCCTACATCGCCGGCTTCGGCGCGACGAGCAACCTGGAGGCCGGGCGCACCTGGGGCATCCCCACGATGGGCACCGCCGCCCACGCCTTCACGCTCCTGCACGACACCGAGGAAGCCGCGTTCCGCTCGCAGATCGACGCCCTCGGCACCGGCACGACGCTGCTCGTCGACACCTACGACATCGAGGCCGCCGTCGACACCGCCGTCCGGTTGACCGACGGGAAGCTCGGTGCGGTCCGCATCGACAGCGGCGACCTGCCCTCGGTCGTCGCGAGCGTCCGCGCCCAGCTCGACCGCCTCGGGGCGACCGGCACGAAGATCACCGTGACGAACGACCTGGATGAGTACACGATCGCCGCGCTCCGTGCCGCGCCCGTCGACTCGTACGGCGTCGGCACGTCGGTGGTGTCCGGCTCCGGGCACCCGGCTGCGGGCATGGTGTTCAAGCTCGTCGCGCACCACTCTCCGGCGGGCGACTGGGTGCCGGTGGCGAAGAAGTCCGCCGACAAAGCGTCGACCGGGGGCCGCAAGGAGGCCGGACGGCGGCTCCGCAACGGCATCGCGACGGCCGAGGTCGTGCTCACCTCGGGGTCGGTCGGGCCCGACGAGCGGGACCTGCTGGTCCCGGTCGTCACGCACGGCGAGGTCGATCCGGCGTTCCTCGGCGCTGCCGGGGTGGAGGCCGCGCGGGCACACCACAAGCGGGCGAAGGCCGAGCTGCCGGCCGATGCCGAGCGCATCGGGCGGGGCGACCCGGCGATCCCGACCCTCGTCATCTGA
- a CDS encoding ABC transporter ATP-binding protein, whose amino-acid sequence MSAGTAGDDDVYSTSDATWTADADDDATAAPGPGGGDHDDTGDTGAHGVPAGDDMTDDTTGSATDGTVTDVLVAPATPDATPRPGKKGKKRSGRATRPQGAAAQGAAAQATQATRDDEGRGQEAQGGSATPAPSTKRPSTRPNVPQQPVVLRAEGLVKRYGQTLAVDDVDLEIRKGSIFGVVGPNGAGKTTTLSVLTGLLRPDAGTVTVLDHDVWADPTAAKRAMGVLPDRLRLFDRLTGAQMLFYSATLRGLDGATARSRSADLADAFGLGDALGRPVADYSVGMAKKIALAATLIHSPRVLVLDEPFESVDPVSATTITDILRRYTQGGGTVVLSSHSMELVQRTCDSVAIVVGGKVLAAGTMAQVRGRRSLEDTFVELAGGRPVTESMEWLHSFSG is encoded by the coding sequence GTGTCGGCAGGAACAGCGGGAGACGACGACGTGTACAGCACGTCGGACGCCACGTGGACGGCCGACGCGGACGACGACGCGACCGCTGCCCCGGGGCCGGGCGGCGGCGACCACGACGACACGGGGGACACGGGCGCGCACGGCGTGCCCGCGGGTGACGACATGACGGACGACACGACCGGGTCGGCGACGGACGGGACGGTGACGGACGTCCTCGTGGCGCCCGCCACGCCGGACGCCACGCCGCGACCGGGCAAGAAGGGCAAGAAGCGCTCGGGACGGGCGACCCGCCCCCAGGGCGCGGCGGCCCAGGGCGCGGCAGCCCAGGCCACGCAGGCGACCCGTGACGACGAGGGGCGCGGCCAGGAGGCCCAGGGCGGCTCCGCCACGCCGGCTCCGTCCACGAAGCGGCCGTCGACACGACCGAACGTGCCGCAGCAGCCCGTCGTGCTCCGCGCCGAGGGCCTCGTCAAGCGGTACGGCCAGACCCTCGCGGTGGACGACGTCGACCTCGAGATCCGCAAGGGCTCGATCTTCGGCGTCGTCGGCCCGAACGGCGCGGGCAAGACCACGACGCTCTCGGTCCTCACTGGCCTCCTGCGTCCGGACGCCGGCACCGTGACGGTGCTCGACCACGACGTGTGGGCCGACCCCACGGCCGCCAAGCGCGCGATGGGCGTGCTGCCCGACCGCCTCCGCCTGTTCGACCGGCTCACCGGTGCGCAGATGCTCTTCTACTCGGCGACCCTCCGCGGCCTCGACGGCGCCACCGCGCGCAGCCGCAGCGCCGACCTCGCCGACGCCTTCGGCCTCGGCGACGCCCTCGGCCGACCGGTCGCCGACTACTCGGTGGGCATGGCGAAGAAGATCGCCCTCGCCGCCACCCTGATCCACTCGCCGCGCGTTCTCGTGCTCGACGAACCGTTCGAGTCCGTCGACCCGGTCAGCGCGACGACCATCACCGACATCCTGCGGCGCTACACCCAGGGCGGTGGCACCGTCGTGCTCTCCAGCCACTCGATGGAACTGGTCCAGCGCACGTGCGACTCCGTGGCGATCGTCGTCGGCGGCAAGGTCCTGGCGGCCGGCACGATGGCGCAGGTGCGCGGTCGCCGCTCGCTCGAGGACACGTTCGTCGAACTCGCCGGCGGTCGCCCCGTCACGGAGAGCATGGAATGGTTGCACAGCTTCTCCGGCTGA
- the rph gene encoding ribonuclease PH translates to MNATDGTVRTDGRTTTDHRPVTIERGWSAQAEGSALISFGNTKVLCTASFTNGVPRWMAGKGTGWVTAEYSMLPRSTNERMQRESIKGKVGGRTHEISRLIGRSLRAVVDMKGLGENTLVLDCDVLQADGGTRTASITGAYVAMADAIEWGRERGFIGKKATPLTDSVQAISVGIVGGVPMLDLAYEEDSRADTDMNIVTTGSGKFIEVQGTAEHAPFDRDELNALLDLGLAGNASLAAVQREVLGLSS, encoded by the coding sequence ATGAACGCCACCGACGGCACCGTCCGCACCGACGGACGCACCACCACCGACCACCGACCCGTCACCATCGAACGTGGCTGGAGCGCCCAGGCCGAGGGCAGCGCGCTCATCTCGTTCGGCAACACGAAGGTGCTCTGCACCGCCTCGTTCACGAACGGCGTGCCGCGCTGGATGGCCGGCAAGGGCACCGGCTGGGTCACCGCCGAGTACTCGATGCTGCCGCGGTCCACGAACGAGCGCATGCAGCGTGAGTCGATCAAGGGCAAGGTCGGCGGCCGCACGCACGAGATCTCCCGGCTCATCGGTCGGTCGCTCCGGGCCGTGGTCGACATGAAGGGCCTCGGTGAGAACACCCTCGTCCTCGACTGCGACGTGCTGCAGGCCGACGGCGGGACCCGCACTGCGTCCATCACCGGGGCCTACGTGGCGATGGCGGACGCGATCGAGTGGGGGCGCGAGCGCGGCTTCATCGGGAAGAAGGCCACGCCGCTGACCGACAGCGTGCAGGCGATCTCGGTCGGCATCGTCGGCGGCGTGCCGATGCTCGACCTGGCGTACGAGGAGGACTCGCGCGCGGACACCGACATGAACATCGTCACCACCGGGTCGGGGAAGTTCATCGAGGTCCAGGGCACCGCCGAGCACGCGCCGTTCGACCGCGACGAGCTGAACGCGCTGCTCGACCTCGGGCTCGCGGGCAACGCC